A genomic stretch from Balaenoptera musculus isolate JJ_BM4_2016_0621 chromosome 9, mBalMus1.pri.v3, whole genome shotgun sequence includes:
- the HILPDA gene encoding LOW QUALITY PROTEIN: hypoxia-inducible lipid droplet-associated protein (The sequence of the model RefSeq protein was modified relative to this genomic sequence to represent the inferred CDS: inserted 1 base in 1 codon), with amino-acid sequence MKHMLNLYLLGVVLTLLSIFVRLMESLGGLLESPSPGSSWTTRGQLANTEXPRGLPDHPSGGV; translated from the exons ATGAAGCATATGCTGAACCTCTATCTCTTAGGTGTGGTGCTGACCCTGCTCTCCATCTTCGTTAGACTGATGGAGTCCCTGGGGGGCTTACTGGAGAGCCCATCTCCTGGGAGCTCCTGGACCACCAGAGGTCAACTAGCCAACACAG TCCCCAGGGGCCTTCCAGACCATCCATCCGGAGGGGTGTGA